A section of the Triticum dicoccoides isolate Atlit2015 ecotype Zavitan chromosome 7A, WEW_v2.0, whole genome shotgun sequence genome encodes:
- the LOC119331613 gene encoding patatin-like protein 1, producing the protein MCSQADPTLTCPPPSQGRLITVLSIDGGGIRGLIPSTILACLESKLQELDGPDARIADYFDVIAGTSTGALVTSMLAAPGENKRPLFEAKDINTFYLENGPKIFPQRRLGFLTPMANLFGAVKGPKYDGKFLHDKIKSLTNDVTVADTVTNIIVPTFDIKYLQPVIFNTYEAKVDPLKNAHLSDICISTSAAPTYFPAHYFTTHDPAGKLPDREYHLIDGGVAANNPTMAAMSMITKEVLRRNPDFTHGKPAEYHRYLIISIGTGTAKQAEKYTAPDCAKWGVLRWLYDGGFTPLIDIFSHASADMVDIHAAILFQALNIEKNYLRIQDDSLTGHTSSVDISTKANMEALIGIGNMLLKKKVARVNIDTGVYEPVDNEGTNEEALAHFAKKLSDERKLRLSQTTLNSQ; encoded by the exons ATGTGCAGCCAGGCGGACCCCACGCTGACGTGCCCGCCGCCGTCGCAGGGGCGGCTCATCACGGTGCTGAGCATCGACGGCGGCGGCATCCGCGGTCTCATCCCCTCCACCATCCTCGCCTGTCTCGAGTCCAAGCTCCAG GAGCTGGACGGGCCGGACGCGCGCATCGCGGACTACTTCGACGTGATCGCCGGGACGAGCACGGGCGCGCTGGTCACGTCGATGCTTGCTGCGCCGGGCGAGAACAAGCGGCCGCTCTTCGAGGCCAAGGACATCAACACGTTCTACCTCGAGAACGGGCCCAAGATCTTCCCGCAGAGGAG GTTGGGGTTCCTGACCCCGATGGCGAACCTGTTCGGCGCCGTGAAGGGTCCCAAGTACGACGGTAAGTTCCTGCACGACAAGATCAAGAGCCTCACCAACGACGTGACCGTCGCCGACACCGTCACCAACATCATCGTCCCGACGTTCGACATCAAGTACCTGCAGCCGGTCATCTTCAACACGTACGAGGCCAAGGTGGACCCGCTCAAGAACGCGCACCTCTCCGACATCTGCATCAGCACGTCGGCGGCACCCACCTACTTCCCGGCGCACTACTTCACGACCCATGACCCCGCGGGCAAGCTGCCGGACCGTGAGTAccacctcatcgacggtggcgtggcCGCCAACAACCCGACCATGGCCGCCATGTCCATGATCACCAAGGAAGTGTTGCGCCGGAACCCGGACTTCACGCATGGCAAGCCCGCCGAGTACCACAGGTACCTCATCATCTCCATCGGCACAGGGACGGCCAAGCAGGCGGAGAAGTACACCGCGCCAGACTGCGCCAAATGGGGCGTCCTCCGCTGGCTCTATGACGGTGGCTTCACCCCACTTATCGACATTTTCTCCCATGCAAGCGCCGACATGGTCGACATCCACGCTGCTATATTATTCCAGGCTCTCAACATTGAGAAGAACTACCTACGCATCCAGGATGACTCCCTCACGGGCCACACGTCCTCGGTGGATATCTCCACCAAGGCCAACATGGAGGCGCTCATCGGGATCGGCAACATGTTGCTCAAGAAGAAAGTGGCCCGGGTGAACATCGACACGGGGGTGTACGAGCCCGTCGACAATGAGGGCACCAATGAAGAGGCGTTGGCTCACTTTGCCAAGAAGCTCTCCGACGAGCGCAAGCTGCGGCTGAGCCAAACCACCCTCAACTCCCAATAG
- the LOC119333289 gene encoding uncharacterized protein LOC119333289, translated as MHDFMVDSLLEVEELSGDQGGFDKALLKFYLNQNGILTSLNGDLHCNFLGFTLKIDWVYMEIYTFQKLSALYLLGPPLPVKPHLGCGQPAAQRREKSSLDPRSPRPHPCGHVVTFPFSSRVSSALLRSPLQSNGDDQQQENGVAVAYAGHARPAPRRDLPPAAHPTRPRPRLRRLHHLPQNLHRQVLPPLLPLPPRAATPRIPRPRRLPPSPTLHPRRADFTFSFLPHHRRWTVQDVRDGRVLLSRSTGKLGQPPVFRDLAVCDPLHRRYVLLPPLPHDLAALLGHPFPPVTEACCKRFLVPLGEEEAAAGDTTFRVILMAYCKTSLAAFVFSSSNDQWRATASKDLSDLALDEGDMEEMSRVQPFIPMRHYAYGCFYWDWVQFGMKKLLLLDTTNMEFSAADLPPGEWSKEGIAIVEAGEGRLGIFGFRGELASSLSYTTARTKGESPSQWQMEKTISLDSGYKYCIRDATQRYLLLTRIEASSLNNHLVGYFSMDIKTLQLQRVYEKQHYSNQTYTYINFPPSLLSSRRI; from the exons ATGCATGATTTTATGGTTGACTCCCTGCTGGAGGTGGAG gaattatctggtgatcaaggagggtTTGACAAAGCTCTTTTGAAGTTCTATCTTAATCAA AATGGAATTTTGACTAGTTTAAATGGGGATTTACACTGTAATTTTCTAGGATTTACACTGAAAATTGACTGGGTTTACATGGAGATTTACACT TTTCAAAAACTTTCAGCTTTGTACTTGCTGGGCCCGCCATTACCGGTGAAGCCACATTTGGGCTGTGGGCAGCCAGCAGCCCAGCGCAGAGAAAAATCATCACTCGACCCACGCTCCCCACGCCCCCACCCATGTGGCCATGTCGTCACTTTCCCCTTCTCGTCGAGGGTTTCCTCTGCCCTGTTACGTTCCCCACTCCAATCCAATGGCGACGACCAGCAACAAGAAAATGGCGTCGCCGTCGCCTATGCCGGACATGCCCGACCAGCTCCTCGCCGAGATCTTCCTCCGGCTGCCCACCCCACAAGACCTCGCCCGCGCCTCCGCCGTCTGCACCACCTTCCGCAGAATCTCCACCGACAGGTCCTTCCTCCGCTGCTTCCGCTGCCTCCACGCGCCGCCACTCCTCGGATTCCTCGACCGCGACGGCTTCCACCCAGCCCTACCCTCCACCCCCGCCGTGCCGATTtcaccttctccttcctcccccACCACCGCCGCTGGACCGTGCAGGACGTCCGCGACGGCCGCGTCCTCCTCTCCCGCAGCACCGGAAAACTTGGGCAGCCCCCGGTCTTCAGAGATCTCGCGGTGTGCGACCCCTTGCACCGGCGCTACGTCCTGCTCCCCCCGCTACCTCACGACCTAGCTGCTTTGCTTGGGCACCCGTTCCCCCCGGTAACCGAAGCCTGCTGCAAGCGCTTCCTCGTTCCCCTCGGCGAGGAGGAGGCAGCGGCTGGAGACacaacattcagagtcatcttgatGGCGTATTGCAAAACCAGCCTGGCTGCCTTTGTCTTCTCTTCCAGCAACGATCAATGGCGAGCTACTGCATCCAAGGATTTGAGTGATTTGGCCCTTGACGAGGGCGACATGGAGGAGATGTCAAGGGTCCAGCCTTTCATTCCCATGCGCCATTATGCTTATGGCTGTTTCTACTGGGACTGGGTGCAATTCGGGATGAAGAAGTTGCTCTTGCTTGACACCACGAACATGGAGTTCTCCGCTGCTGACCTCCCACCAGGAGAATGGAGCAAGGAAGGTATAGCCATTGTGGAGGCCGGGGAAGGCAGGCTCGGGATCTTTGGTTTCCGTGGTGAACTTGCATCCAGTCTCAGCTATACCACTGCACGGACCAAAGGCGAGAGTCCCAGCCAGTGGCAGATGGAGAAGACAATCTCACTAGATTCTGGCTACAAATATTGTATCAGAGATGCAACACAGAGGTACTTGCTCTTGACAAGGATAGAAGCATCATCCCTAAATAATCACCTTGTTGGATATTTCTCAATGGATATCAAGACGTTGCAGCTTCAGAGGGTTTATGAGAAACAGCACTATTCTAATCAGACATACACATATATCAACTTCCCACCATCATTGTTGTCTTCAAGGAGAATATGA